One stretch of Tribolium castaneum strain GA2 chromosome 5, icTriCast1.1, whole genome shotgun sequence DNA includes these proteins:
- the LOC107398033 gene encoding uncharacterized protein LOC107398033, with the protein MLGDDLLHYFTKLSSISYLYSHSQCQLTWMLEKAPKCIKLMVLGQWLQTIQDDQTYEEILLNTIKTTKTESLLLEIILHKNFRKQFGSRSALLLHKLQNDEVRELAACLLPLTQDKPAIFRNLIIAEPGIPLDSSDSILLCSIMGAVMPTLNDSRVLKGACVFSSKLLASCKDNPESVKAFCKNVANIRHLVRIIDKLNDETSIEVISLLKVIILVQQKNRVKFENKVTEDFKIFIKGSSEKVEKGLRLVYHSLMYKNSLIEQDAQSILGLYHSVLNVGLISEFQTKAYECVALLYKRKPMLAQTVSSSIHIEMACSTPSENSSELLRLLHVWLAVIRSDPHNGFCSIPETAIKNFIMRTCLHQDVAKKYLQTLEYLMKREYQD; encoded by the exons ATGTTAGGCGACGACCTCCTccattatttcacaaaattgagTTCAATCTCGTATTTGTATTCGCACAGTCAGTGTCAGCTGACATGGATGCTTGAGAAAGCCCCCAAGTGTATTAAACTGATGGTTCTGGGTCAGTGGTTGCAAACAATCCAAGACGATCAAACTTACGAAGAAATCCTCCTAAATACCATCAAAACCACCAAGACTGAATCACTTCTTCTCGAAATTATTTTGCACAAGAATTTTAGAAAGCAATTTGGTTCAAG ATCAGCTTTGCTTTTACATAAACTTCAGAATGACGAAGTGCGCGAACTTGCAGCATGTCTCCTGCCGTTAACTCAAGATAAACCCGCGATTTTCCGCAACTTGATTATTGCAGAGCCCGGAATACCTTTGGATTCCAGCGATTCTATTTTGCTTTGTTCTATTATGGGGGCTGTAATGCCCACTCTTAACGATTCTCGAGTCCTGAAAGGGGCTTGTGTCTTCAGTAGCAAACTTTTAGCGAGTTGTAAAGACAACCCAGAGTCGGTTAAGgcgttttgtaaaaatgtggCCAATATTCGGCATCTTGTTCGCATAATAGATAAGCTTAATGACGAAACGTCCATCGAAGTTATTAGCCTGCTTAAAGTTATAATCCTGGTCCAA caaaaaaacagagttaaatttgaaaataaggtGACCGaagatttcaaaatatttattaaaggtTCCTCTGAGAAAGTTGAAAAGGGCCTAAGACTTGTTTATCACTCACTGATGTATAAAAACTCTTTGATAGAACAAGATGCGCAAAGTATTTTGGGACTTTACCACAGCGTATTAAACGTTGGATTAATTTCTGAATTTCAAACAAAGGCTTATGAATGTGTGGCATTATTGTATAAACGAAAACCTATGTTAGCCCAAACAGTTAGCAGTTCTATTCACATAGAAATGGCATGTTCAACTCCAAGTGAAAATAGTAGTGAATTATTGCGATTATTACATGTTTGGCTGGCTGTTATAAGATCTGATCCACACAATGGTTTTTGTTCTATACCAGAAACCgccatcaaaaattttataatgagGACATGTCTTCATCAAGACGTT GCTAAGAAATATCTACAAACCCTAGAATATTTAATGAAAAGAGAATATCAAGATTAA